From Cryobacterium sp. GrIS_2_6:
CCACGGCGAGCGCCGCGGCCGGGTCGCCGCTCTCGGCGAGGGCGGCCGCCCGGTTCAGCCGCACGACCGGGCTCGGGTCGAGGGCGAGCAGCACGTCGTACCAGGCGATGATCGCGCCGGCACCGGCGGCACGGAGGACTCAGGCCGCGCCGACACGGGGGCAGGGGCATCCGCCGACCGGGAGGCGTAGCCCTCGGTGAACAGCAGGAACACGGTCGTCGCGACCGCGCCGAGCCGGCCGGGCAGCTCCTCCGCGTCGGGCACCCGGTAGCGGATGCCGGCGTCGGCGATCGTGCGTCGCGCCCGGGTGAGGCGCTTGGCCATCGTCGCCTCTGAGACGAGGAGCGCCCGGGCGACCTCTGCGACGCTCAACCCGCAGAGCACGGGCAGGCTCAGCGCGACCTGGGCCTCCTGCGCGAGCGCCGGATGGCAGCAGGTGAAGATCAGCCGGAGCTGGTCGTCGCGGACGATGCCGGGCGGGGTGTCGTCGGCTGCCCGTCGCACGGCCAGGATGATCGCCTCCCGTTCCTTGTTCGGCCGCGCCCGGATTCGGCGGCACGCCGAGTCGACGCCAGGTCTCCAGGGCGCCGATGGCGGTGTCCTGGACGGCGTCCTCGGCGAGGACCAGGTCACCGGTCAGACGGATGACGGTGGCGAGCACCCGGCGCCGCTCCG
This genomic window contains:
- a CDS encoding sigma factor-like helix-turn-helix DNA-binding protein gives rise to the protein MRRAADDTPPGIVRDDQLRLIFTCCHPALAQEAQVALSLPVLCGLSVAEVARALLVSEATMAKRLTRARRTIADAGIRYRVPDAEELPGRLGAVATTVFLLFTEGYASRSADAPAPVSARPESSVPPVPARSSPGTTCCSPSTRARSCG